The Muricauda sp. SCSIO 65647 genome includes a region encoding these proteins:
- a CDS encoding NUDIX hydrolase — protein MSLEAQLNLYKRIKALAEVGLVYAQNGYDEERYEELRQIALQLMANSAKQPIQGFSDFFMPQEDYPTPKVDVRGLVLNDEDEILLVKERIDGKWTIPGGWGDIGFTPSEVIIKEIAEETNLQAEVVRLLAIYDKRCHSHPPQPFYVYKLNFLCKVTGGELKPSFDIEDVGYFPLSKLPELSEDRILKSQVQQLFQLAKSDDGKVYFD, from the coding sequence ATGAGTCTTGAGGCACAGCTTAATCTGTACAAACGAATCAAGGCATTGGCCGAGGTGGGCCTCGTATATGCCCAAAACGGGTATGACGAAGAAAGATATGAAGAGTTGAGACAAATCGCCTTGCAATTGATGGCCAATTCTGCCAAGCAACCTATACAAGGGTTCAGCGACTTTTTTATGCCGCAAGAAGACTACCCTACACCCAAGGTCGATGTAAGGGGGCTGGTGCTGAACGACGAAGATGAAATATTATTGGTAAAAGAAAGAATTGATGGTAAATGGACCATCCCCGGGGGGTGGGGCGACATTGGGTTTACCCCATCAGAGGTCATCATCAAAGAAATTGCCGAAGAAACAAACCTACAGGCCGAGGTTGTCAGATTGTTGGCCATTTATGACAAACGTTGTCATTCGCACCCACCGCAACCATTCTATGTGTACAAGTTGAACTTTTTATGTAAGGTAACCGGCGGTGAATTGAAGCCGAGTTTTGATATTGAGGATGTAGGTTATTTTCCCTTGTCAAAGTTGCCGGAACTTTCTGAGGATAGAATTCTCAAAAGTCAGGTACAACAGCTCTTTCAGCTGGCGAAATCAGATGATGGCAAAGTATACTTTGATTGA
- a CDS encoding ankyrin repeat domain-containing protein, producing the protein MEKAGQFFGEIRNGNLKAVEQLVNNDRSLVHKRDQRGATPFILATYYGHADISAFLLDNGVDINEKDGSGNTALMGVCFKGYVDIAELLLEKGADVNHINAMGATCLIYAATFKQLEIARLLLRYGANTDIKDPKGNTALDHAKMQGESPLIELLLNNTE; encoded by the coding sequence ATGGAAAAGGCAGGGCAATTCTTTGGTGAGATTCGAAATGGCAATCTTAAAGCTGTCGAACAACTGGTAAACAATGATCGGTCTCTTGTACATAAGAGAGACCAACGAGGGGCAACGCCGTTCATTTTGGCGACCTATTATGGCCATGCTGACATAAGTGCCTTTTTATTGGATAACGGGGTTGATATCAATGAGAAAGATGGTTCGGGCAATACGGCCCTTATGGGTGTCTGTTTCAAGGGATATGTAGACATTGCCGAACTTTTGCTTGAAAAGGGCGCCGATGTGAACCATATCAATGCGATGGGTGCTACCTGCTTGATCTATGCGGCAACTTTTAAGCAGCTTGAAATTGCAAGACTCTTACTACGGTATGGCGCGAATACCGACATAAAAGACCCTAAAGGCAACACGGCATTGGATCACGCCAAGATGCAGGGCGAATCACCTTTAATAGAATTGTTACTAAACAACACCGAATGA
- a CDS encoding nitrilase family protein — MMAKYTLIEMQQQLNVALIQSVLHWEDPEANRAMFDKKIDSMTENVDVIILPEMFTTGFTMNPQHIHISEGRKTVEWMHRKADEKKAVIIGSIVYFENGNHYNRLLFAAPNRSETHYDKRHTFTLAGEHEVYERGNEQLIEKYKGFVFCPLICYDLRFPVWSRNTFDYDILIYVANWPKPRVAAWDNLLQARAIENMAYCIGVNRLGLDGLGHEYSGHSAVYDVLGNKLAYSEKEEVLYATLTKEHIVLNREKLRFLDDRDEFTLVR, encoded by the coding sequence ATGATGGCAAAGTATACTTTGATTGAGATGCAACAACAACTTAACGTAGCGCTGATACAATCCGTTTTGCATTGGGAAGATCCAGAGGCGAATCGGGCAATGTTCGATAAAAAAATCGATTCAATGACCGAGAATGTCGATGTGATCATACTTCCTGAAATGTTCACTACCGGTTTCACCATGAATCCACAGCACATCCATATTTCCGAAGGAAGAAAAACCGTGGAGTGGATGCACCGCAAGGCCGATGAGAAAAAGGCGGTCATCATCGGAAGCATTGTTTATTTTGAGAACGGCAACCATTACAACCGGTTGCTCTTTGCGGCCCCGAATAGATCAGAAACCCACTACGACAAACGGCATACCTTTACTTTGGCAGGGGAGCATGAGGTGTATGAACGTGGAAATGAACAGCTCATTGAAAAATATAAGGGCTTCGTTTTTTGTCCTCTTATATGCTATGACCTGCGTTTTCCGGTGTGGTCGAGAAACACTTTTGATTATGATATCTTGATTTATGTGGCGAATTGGCCCAAACCCAGGGTCGCTGCTTGGGACAATCTATTACAGGCGAGGGCCATCGAAAACATGGCCTATTGCATCGGGGTAAACCGTTTGGGGCTTGATGGGCTGGGCCATGAATATTCAGGCCATTCGGCGGTCTATGATGTTCTGGGCAATAAATTGGCCTATTCAGAAAAGGAAGAGGTGCTCTATGCCACACTGACCAAAGAACATATTGTTTTGAACAGGGAGAAGTTACGCTTTCTAGACGACCGGGATGAATTTACTCTAGTACGGTAA